In Manis javanica isolate MJ-LG chromosome 18, MJ_LKY, whole genome shotgun sequence, the following proteins share a genomic window:
- the WDR73 gene encoding WD repeat-containing protein 73, giving the protein MEPAEDWLVESLRLYQDFHAFDLSGATRVLEWTGDKGVFVAGYESLKKNEILHLILPLRLSVKENQGLFPERDFKVRRGGFSDRSVFDLKHVPDTRFLVTSGLPGCHLQVWQVAEDSDVIQAVSTIAVQEKEDRLWPRVAIFSSEAPGVLHGVRLSSLKVVDLESHQPTYSSGVSDREELSSLQVLDAHTFAFCCASGRLGLVDTRQKWAPSETLCPSPGPGGERWCAEVGAKGQGLGPRIASLGSDGQLCLLDPRDLCHPVSSVQCSVSTPSPDPELLRVTWAPGLDSCLAISGFDGTVQIYDATSWGGPGGQVEPLFTHRGHIFLEGSSADTAPLVTTHTWHPRKPRTLLSAASDASLQVWDWVDPRASR; this is encoded by the exons GTACCAGGATTTCCATGCATTCGACCTCTCGGGAGCCACACGCGTCCTTGAATGGACTGGTGACAAAG GAGTCTTTGTTGCTGGCTATGAAAGcctgaaaaaaaatgagattctTCATCTGATATTACCTCTCAGACTTTCTGTAAAAGAAAACCAG GGCTTATttccagaaagagatttcaaGGTGCGCCGTGGAGGGTTTTCAGACAGGTCTGTCTTTGATCTGAAGCACGTGCCAGACACCAG GTTCCTGGTAACCAGTGGACTTCCAGGTTGTCACCTGCAGGTGTGGCAGGTTGCAGAGGACAGTG ATGTCATTCAGGCTGTCAGCACCATTGCTGTGCAAGAGAAAGAGGACCGACTCTGGCCTCGGGTGGCCATCTTCTCGTCAGAAGCCCCGGGAGTCCTCCACGGGGTGAGGCTCAGCAGCCTGAAGGTCGTGGACCTGGAATCCCACCAGCCCACATACTCCTCAG GCGTCAGTGACCGTGAGGAGCTGAGTAGCCTGCAGGTCCTGGATGCACACACCTTTGCTTTCTGCTGCGCCTCGGGCCGGCTGGGGCTCGTTGACACCCGCCAGAAGTGGGCACCGTCAGAgaccctctgccccagccctgggcctggtgGAGAGAGGTGGTGTGCAGAAGTTGGGGCCAAGGGCCAGGGCCTTGGGCCCCGCATTGCCAGTCTTGGCTCAGATGGGCAGCTCTGTCTTCTTGACCCCCGGGATCTCTGCCATCCTGTGAGCTCAGTCCAGTGCTCAGTGTCCACGCCCAGCCCTGACCCCGAGCTGCTGCGAGTGACTTGGGCTCCAGGCCTGGACAGCTGCTTGGCCATTTCAG GTTTTGATGGGACGGTGCAGATCTATGATGCCACGTCTTGGGGTGGACCGGGGGGCCAAGTAGAACCTCTCTTCACTCACAGAGGTCACATCTTTCTGGAAGGCAGTAGTGCAGACACTGCTCCCCTGGTCACCACCCACACCTGGCACCCCCGCAAACCAAGGACCCTACTGTCGGCAGCAAGTGACGCTTCTCTGCAAGTGTGGGACTGGGTGGACCCCCGTGCCTCCCGCTGA